The genomic interval AGTGTGAAGTTTCTCGGTTCTAAAGAGTGTCAACCTGCCTAAAGTGATAAGTCTGTGCCTATTCACGCCGTTTACGCGAGCCGCTGCTGGCTTTGCCGCAGGTTATCTACTACGggagtaaggtaaggtacttagGGGAAGCGAGGACAAGAGAAGGCGGTGGCGGCGTAAACGGCGTAAATTACCCCTCCAAACCAAGGCCCGTGTgtaaggcaaggtacctCAGCAAGGCAGTGTGTCACTGCTATGTGTGTGTGAGGTCAGGCCCAAGGACCCCAGCTTTCAATCTGCCCCACATTTCCCTTGACTGGCACGTAATCTTGGCAGGTCTCCCCGTCATCGCATTCGCTGGGAGTTGAGAGACCTTGCCGTGCTTGCAACCTTAGCTTCTTCCCCCGACCAGCAAGAAGATACCAATCTTTCCGCAATAGATAGGTGAGGTAGCTGAGGGAGTGGCGCTCGGTCTGGTCGTTGCGGTCAGGAAATCCAAGGGcaaaggtaccttaccttgactCAAATCCAGACCAGGGGACCAAAGCTCGAAACAAGACACATCCGTACTACATGCGCTACTGCGGCTGCTGCTACCACCTATCTAAGGTGCATCCGTACTTGCTCTCCACCACCGGCAACGGCAACGCGGCGTCGagtacggcagactgcaagaggcactccgccaaaacactttttttatatattaaagcagAAATCGTTTTTTACGGTTACCTTACTACCTAGGATAGGGTttagactagtataataacctataaataggggttatagagatttatagtttaagggatattttaatttcgtaatatattaaactatatagtagtatataaaattatataatatcgtaccctaatataaaagtttttcttctctttataactttattatagaagtaactactactttttacctttttataaataaaaattactctttacttaagttattaaactaatagctcgtttataaatattataatataaatttataataacttttaatttttatataagacgttactaaactaattaaccttaaaatacctctttataaagctattctaaaacgactaattaataataatacttatataagctttgccctttttatataataagaacgtataaatatataagccttaatattaataaaatctctttttacgggcttaaaagagcgggaacgaagtatttagtaaataaaaaaagagctaaagtaattactaataattattatttttattatattatataacatatccttttttaagaacgaacttaacggtttctaaataacgacttatactaatatttaagttattaaaaagtttattaagaaagtttagtttaattactttttaacgtttactttatattaagatataatgcgatctattattttatattttataataaactaataaattcttttaataaagtaaatagtatttctaattaatataaagaatccttataatattttaaagtattataaagtaatatataaagctataagtttagagagattcctttttaaaacttcgatcttatataaaaaagataattactaactttttattattttttaaattagaattaagtcgctagttattaaactttagttaataaaaaagggaaaaggttatataaagctaattataactaaaactttaagtaaaacgacgtatagaaatattttaaaaacacggcttttaataggtattagtattaaattaacgataaaaattaaggaggaattattaattaagtaagaaaagaagattattaaaaaggaggtaaaggctaagaaaaaggataaaaaggataaaaacgataggaaagacgagattataatagttcaataagaaaataaagtttataataataaataacttagtatattataaggatagaaacgagcattctcgttagtaaatagtttagaataaactataattatatttataattccttttcgtccttagtattacttataattacgaagctatttaatactttaaaattaattttaaaatcttttaatctttacttaacctatataatactaccctatagtttactaaataaaataacttttaattagagcttattatatatatactactttaaataaatacgaagatattaatacgctttaaaataaaaataattagcctcgctaaacttcgtatttttagctaatatagttagggagcccttaataattaaggtataaatttataaagtaacttaaaaaaaatatatatctaaattattattattctaaatagcgtttaataattattaaacttagtcttaattaattagctatataaagttttatatagttcgtaatataagttaatagtataattactatagctaactaaaaataacgtaagagcgacctttttaataacgaattcgataagagttttaaatttatacaaagttaataaaattagaacgaattagtaatatatacgtaaataaaagtacaatttagttagagagtatatttatataaaatagcccttagaacttaagtagttagaagtatttttataaacgtaagtatacttatatatattaaaatatatattacttactcactaatatattaatctattttgataaaaacgattttactaactcttaatcttaacgttataaatacttttactaaagatttagtaattacggaatataattagactttttattattaaacggtattataaaaggtagtaataaatactaaatataagaacggtttcttttccttagtctaaacgaacttataataatataaatcctcgttattaaataatagtaagatattatataagtatattccgggacgtataagtaaaaacccctatatagaactatataataaactacgaataagtattaatactaatatagattttaaatctaaatagtaaaagcttattatacgtatttaaaaactaaatataatttagtctaAGAGTCGtaaaccttttataacggtaccttatcttacttaactaatcttaaacttattataaaaaggttttataatatataaagtatagtttatcttagctaataatataagcttattagcgaacttatatataaaaatactctctactatactttttaatacggtaagtaacttttagtatactaaaaaagaacttttttaattattattatataattacgagctattttagtatttatcgttactaaagctaattctattaacgaagtattaataatcttatagttataattataaatcctttagactagagttaaaaaaggatatttttattatttaaacattattaaaagaataattcttaaatacgaattaataGATCCTTAGAAAAGACCGTATACTCTTCTCATCGTAAGTCCTATTTCGTAAGTTAACGTTCaaaagttcgctttataattctaatattagaaactataaaaatatatataataattatattataagtttaattactttttaactttataataattattgtttaatataataaaaaattaatacgcggtcgtactattttaaaaaagtagtaatatataaagtaagaaattaagaaagaaattttaagtaaggggtaaatatttatatataattatagtaatatataggggtatccttttacttataaggtcttataagtatatatatagaaatatagacgcttatagggatttataacgctaaaaaggatagaaaagtatataataataatatacaataaataaaagttctataattttattaaaaatattaaactttagggggagcttttatatagttagttacggcctcttataagctaaactaagcgcgtatactctagcttatagttaataagtaccctataACTCTATAAAGGccttattacctaggtattaagcctaatcgtattatattttaatatatacttatataaactcttatattatactatataagaatattaaattaattactccttatttaaagtatatataagttaataacgctctttataatcctatatattattatatataccctctttattatttttagcttacttagctatttatttaagggcttctgctattatatagaggtatatagcgGGGATAGTACCTAAAGACTTAAGTAGAACGCCGATATAAACTTTACTACGGCCCTTATAGTTATGACCGCGCTTAACGactttaataagcgtattataagctaatacgaaccattaataaactataaataaatataaagtaatatagggtaatatataagtaataacgggAGGCGTAACGAgcgtatactcgtatatagtaaatatataattataactagagtagcccttacttataaaagtaatataattagcaAAAATgcttttactagctttataacgggcgcacaacttagtactaatcttagtattattatatatagtcgtttaaatagtattagtagcctAAGTACGAATTATAGCgatatttaggggtatataatagctatttttagtaatcttaaggttaagcttaatttaacgctaaggctagattatataagttaatataataatattaaatagtatagggtagtatatactaacttatataatattaaggttatagatttagtaaaaagtctttaaaagcgaagataaagagcttataaataatataagaatctgtataataaagaagctattatatagaagtatatattattaaagaggtaagaagttattttataaaatataaggtcGTTAGGGTACTACGTAAATTAGTATACGGGGACCGTCGggagctatatacccttaatacgggctagaacgctatattaagcgcttattataagtattatatagcatacgtaattattaaaaaagggagtgTCCTATAcaaaattattagtatatatacgtaaatagttaatactaaagaaaaaattaaataaaaagaattaaattataaataagtatatacgcgtaattatacttataattatgcgtatattagcctaagaagaagtataattactaattaataaaaattatactaataattacgtataaaattacttaattatacttaattaatatttctaattagtaaatcgcgaatattatacttataattgcgtatataattaggtaatagtaataaaagtaaagtaaaaaagggtataaagtataataaggcgaaatataatcgctaataagtaattataggggcATAGGCggattatttactttatttaaggaatattaggttagttaagaagaaagggaaattgattagtaatagaaattagtaaggaggatatgccccctagctattttacttttactaagtaatataaccgcccttacgtaactactactacttataattataagtaattctttataataatatacaggatttattataatatttatttatatatataagaaagttgCGCTATTGATGCCTAAAATTTACGGTAgccgtaggtctattagaaagaacggttttggcggagtgcctcttgcagtctgccgtatcGAGTTACGTTAGATTATCCAAGTGATAAGCCGCTGCCACCCGTAATCTATAAACTTGGTcttccccctcccccgccTCGTAGGACGTTGTTCACAGCTTGCCTTCTTCTCTTTGCTCATCTTTCTTTTGCGATTGACCAATTGATACCCCCCTCTCTTCTCTCCTGCCCCTCCGATATCGCACAGAGCTCCCAAGTCGCCATCGTCTCTGCACACACACCCCAGAGAAGCCGTCTCACTCTGTTGGTGACACGGCAACTGAGAGGAGCTTCAGCACTTGACTGAAGGAGAGAACTCGTACACATTCACACACACAAAAACACATCAGACACAATGGCCCTCCTCAGAGCCTCCGCGTCCCTGGCGCGTCCTGCCGCCCGCGCGGCTCGCACACCCACCGCGCGCAGAGCATTCTGCCTCTCCGCCTCGCGCATGGCCGCCGCCCCGAGCCTGTTCGCCGGCGAGCCCTCCGGCCCGGCCCTCAAGACTGACATCCCCGGCCCCGCGTCCAAGAAGGCCACCGAGGACCTGCACAAGGTCTTTGATACCCGGAGCTTGAACATGCTCACCGACTACAAGAAGAGTTTGGGCAACTACATTGCCGACGCCGACGGCAACGTCCTCCTCGATGTGTAAGTGAAATCATGTAGAAAGAGACGGATGATAGCTATACGTGGGACCAAAAGCTTACAAAATGTTGACAGCTACGCTCAAATCGCTTCCATCCCCCTGGGCTACAACAACCCGGCCCTCGCAAAGGTCGCCCAGACCCCCGAGATGGTCAACGCAATCATCAACCGCCCCGCCCTGGGCAACTTCCCCCCCGAAGACTGGGCCGAGGTCCTCCGCACCGGCATCCTCAAGGTGGCGCCCAAGGGTCTCGACCAGGTCTTCACCGCCATGGCCGGCTCCGACGCAAACGAGACTGCCTACAAGGCCGCCTTCATGTGGCGCCGCCAGCAGGAGCGCGGCGGCCCGGACGTCGAGTTCACCGCAGAGGAGACCTCCTCCGCCATGAACAACCAGTCCCCCGGCGCCTCCGACCTGTCCATCCTCTCCTTCAAGACGGGCTTCCACGGCCGCCTCTTCGGCTCCCTCTCCACTACCCGCTCCAAGCCCATCCACAAGCTCGACATCCCCGCCTTTGACTGGCCCCAGGCGACCTTCCCCTTGCTCAAGTACCCGCTCGAGGAGCACGTCGAGGagaacgccgccgccgagaagGCCGCCCTCGACGAGGTGGAGCACCTCATCAAGAACTACCACATCCCCCCCGCCGCCGTCATCGTCGAGCCCATCCAGTCCGAGGGCGGCGACAACCACGCCTCCCCCGCCTTCTTCCGCGGCCTCCGCGAGGTGACCAAGAAGCACAACGTCCTCCTCATCGTCGACGAGGTCCAGACCGGCGTCGGCGCCACCGGCAAGTTCTGGGCCCACGACCACTGGGACCTCCCTACCCCTCCCGACATGGTCACCTTCAGCAAAAAGGCCCAGACGGCAGGCTACTACTTCGGAAACCCCGAGCTGCGCCCCAACAAGCCCTACCGCCAGTTCAACACCTGGATGGGCGACCCGGCCCGCGCCATCCTCTTCCGCGCCATCGTCGACGAGATTGAGCGCCTCGACCTCGTCAACAACACCGCCCGCGTCGGCGACTACCTCTTCGGCAAGCTCGAGGGTCTGGCGAGCAAGTACCCCGGCCAATTCGCCAACCTCCGCGGAAAGGGCCAGGGCACCTTTATTGCCTTTGACAACCCGCGCCGCGACGAGTTCCTCAAGAAGGCAAAGGGTCTGGGCATCAACATTGGCGGATCGGGCGAGAGCGCCGTCCGTCTGAGGCCCATGCTCATCTTCCAGGAGCACCACGCTGATATCCTCATTGAGGCCCTGGAGAAGATTGTCAAGTCTTGgtaaaagaaagaaaaaagtcaGTAGGCTCAAGTAAAATGGTTCAAATGTGGCTCATGTTGTCTGGGTGTTTTTAATGGAAGCATTATCTGCGATTGGGGTTTTCATCTGGTCAATATTATGATTTAGCGTATGAGTATTGGTCTCTGAACAAAACAAGTTCACAAGAGGACATTTTGAAAAGAAACGATTTCTACAATAATGCCAATCCTTCATAGTTCATAGCTTTCAAGACCGGCACTTGGCGGTCCGGTTTGTGTGACTCCCGCAAGATTTGCACGCCCATCCGAGCGGAAATGAGACCATGTATCCCAGGTCCTACCATATCGTACACTTCTCTGTCATGTCCAGTCCATATACCTCGTCCCGTGGTTACACGTCTGTCTCCCCTGAACTCCTTGAACCAGATGAAAAAGGCAAATAACCACCTCTCACCGCCTTGTTCTGTCCACAGCAGGCATATgcaaaataaaattataaaaaaaagtccgACAACGCCATAAGCTTTAGAAATACACACCCATTGTACCAGACAACTGCTGCACAGGATGGGCCAAAGAGGTCTTGTACTAAGCCGTCGCTGGCAAATCAAAGGCCGTACAACGGCCATGATGAGACTTTGCCTTTTCAGGCTGTGGTTTCGAAGGTATAGCAGTGGATGGATAGTTTCAAATCATCATCGCACCAGGCTCGTCAAGAACTGCTAACTCGCCAGCCCTTCTTGTTGTAAGTGGCCAATATTCGAGATGGCCTTTTCCTTTTGCGAATCCGACACATTTTCGTCCTCGTTGTAGGCGTCTCTGGGTATGTCATCAGATTGCTGGCGCGATGATTCACTTGGTGTTGACCGCCCAGACTCTGTCTTGGTTTGTTCGCCTGTGGAAGTGCCCTAGGGTGCGGATCAGGACTTTGAATCAACTCGCAAAACCATGTCCACTCACCAACTGTGTCCTGCCAAACGACTTTGGCCGACCTCGTCCTCGCCTTGTTGGCTCGTTGGCGGCCTCAGAAGGTGGACCGGGTGATAATCTGTACACGGCGAACTCTCCTGGTGTTGTTGGGCTTTCCCTAGCTATCGGCCGGGGCGCCGGCGCCAGAGGTGTAAGGTGCTGCGGCAGCAAAGGTCGTAGTTGTCTCGCCTTGTCCGCCCGTGATGGTCGACCTCGTTTCCGCGGGAGCGGCGCTTGCTGTTGTTGGCCGGGGCTTTGAGAGCCGTTGGTCACCCCGGCGATCTCCATGCCGGCGGGTCGCGGCTGTATGTTGGCAAGCTGCTGATTATGCAGCTGTGGAGGCGCTGGCAATAACGACGATACGGGCATCGAGCTTGAGTAGGATGCGAGGCCTTGAGTTGCTGAGGCCAAGGGTGGTAACTGCGCTGGTGGCTCCATAGGCGATACGGCAGCCAAACGCTTTGGTGGCTGTTCGAGGAGGTCGTTCATGGACTTCCGCTTGAGGTCTGGGACCCGCATGGGACCTTGAAATATCTGCTCGGTGACCGCGAGACATTGTCCCATAGTGCGGCCTGTATGGTAAATGTCAGCATGAAACCTGGAGTTCGTCAAGGTTGACGATCCGTACCGCTGGGTAACTGCATCTTAAGCCAATCTGGCTCGACATTGTGCGTTTTCAAAAACCCCACTAAGAGGCCAACATCTAGGCTGCTGTTCTTGATGGCTTCCGCGAGGATGAACCTCTGCCGTCGAGATGCGCGTCAGTGTCGATGGTCCGTAACTGGATGAAGACCTGCTGCTTACCTTTTCCTCCTCTGTAAAGGAGTAAGCCATCGCGAGAAGGGCTGGTAACTATCCGTACGGTTTTCATAAAAGAGAGAGATCTTGGACCGTAGAGGAGACGAGATAGGCATCTGCGACGCGGGGTTCTAACAAACGAGCGGATCGGCTATGCTAGCCGGTGGTGACGGGCGAAGAGTTACTGGGTAAACAACTATGGCAAGAGACAGGACGCAAAGCGCGCGTCCGGTGTCGACAGAGCCGGCACCGTCGACTAGAAGAGTCCTGTGACCAGGTAATCAACCTATATGGAAGGCAAGCGCGGCGGCGGAGAACAAAAGCTCGCGGCAAAGACGGAGAATAAGTGACGCCAGTATTCCTCTGGCACCGTTAGAAGAGAACGTCGACGGCTGCGTCTATAAAGACGAGACGCAATGAGAAGACAGAAACAGCTGGTGAAGAGGGAAGCGATCAGGCCGGCGCAAGCGCGCGTTCTCGACCTGAAGCCACCGTGAAGAAGGCCTCGCACCACAACGAAGTTGACGGGATGTTGGACGAGGCGCAATGAGGGGGGGTAACACAGCCTGGACAGGCCGTGTAGGAGGAAGTGGAGGCTTCGATTGTTTCGTTTGCTTCTGGGACCTAGGCCACTTTGCGACGAGGGCCTGCACGGCGCGCACTCGGGGACTGGCTGGTGCGACTAGGGTCGGGGTCGCATTTATCAGGCGTGTTTTGCGCGCGAGAGAGCCTGGGGGAAACAAGCGAGACAGGTTTGCCGAGAAGTCAGTTACGCGTTAGGCCTGTCTGGGAGACCTTCCAGGGTACTGGTTCTGTTGAATTTTGGTATCCGAATGGTAAGTTGGTCCGGCTGCTCGCAGCAAGGTTTAAAGGTCGGAGAGTTGCAAGGTGTTAGTTCTAGTAGTTAGCCTCGACTCGAACGGCGGGCGAGGCGGGCACTGTTTGTATTAAGATCCGTGATGACGAGAGGGGAGTGTATTCTGGTCAGTCGTGATTTCTGGGAAACCTTTCGAGGCAACGATATCATGCGCAAAATGGATTAACGATTCGTATCTCCAAAAGTGCCTTTGCCTTGTTGGATGACCCTAGTGTAGAGTTGCAGTGTCCGAGCGAGGGTGGCTGGGGAATGCCCGCAGATCTGTCGACTGATGGCGATGACTGTCAAAAAGACGGCAGGCTGCGGCTCATTCATTAGGGCCCCGTCTGGAATGACCAAAGCCTAGACCGGCGGGGAGGAGTGCCTGCTTAGGTGACGAAGTCGAAGCCGAGATGGAGTGCAGAAGATCGAATAGGAACACAGGCCGATTTAGCGTTTCCGGGATAATTGTCAAGGCCGCTTCGTCTTGGACGGTAAACCAACTCTTTCTCGCTCGCCAACCGTTGATGATGGACTATCGCTGCACCGCCAATCTAGTCGGAAGTTGACGCTAGACAGTGCGCAcacacagagagagagagggatgTGGGTTGGGTTGGTGGGTGGTATGGATGCTGAAAGTTGGCGCAAGCTGCTTGTAGGTGCATACGAACAGTCGAGATTCCAGAGGCTAGAATCAGGTTGAGAGCGCAACGACAAAGTGGTGGTGTGGTGTGGTGTGGTGTGGGAGTGATGAGGATGTTTGACTGGCGTCGTAGTCATCGTCTGCATCGGCTGCTCTTTGGGTGCGTCTTTGTCCATGTCAGGATGTCGTTGAGAAGCTCCTGTCTGCTTTTGTCATtgtcgccgtcgccgtcgcTGCCGCTGAATGCCTCTCGAAATCCTATACTACCCTATCTCGTCAGGGTTTCCCGTCCCTGGGCTGAGCTGTCTCTTGCGGCTGGCTTCTTTCGTCTTCCCCGGCAGTGGCTTTATTCCACGCGCCTCTCGCGCCTCCGATTCCGTCGCCGCTTTCTTGCTTTTTTGTCGGCAACCAACCGCATCCTTCTTGGCC from Colletotrichum lupini chromosome 2, complete sequence carries:
- a CDS encoding 4-aminobutyrate aminotransferase, with the protein product MALLRASASLARPAARAARTPTARRAFCLSASRMAAAPSLFAGEPSGPALKTDIPGPASKKATEDLHKVFDTRSLNMLTDYKKSLGNYIADADGNVLLDVYAQIASIPLGYNNPALAKVAQTPEMVNAIINRPALGNFPPEDWAEVLRTGILKVAPKGLDQVFTAMAGSDANETAYKAAFMWRRQQERGGPDVEFTAEETSSAMNNQSPGASDLSILSFKTGFHGRLFGSLSTTRSKPIHKLDIPAFDWPQATFPLLKYPLEEHVEENAAAEKAALDEVEHLIKNYHIPPAAVIVEPIQSEGGDNHASPAFFRGLREVTKKHNVLLIVDEVQTGVGATGKFWAHDHWDLPTPPDMVTFSKKAQTAGYYFGNPELRPNKPYRQFNTWMGDPARAILFRAIVDEIERLDLVNNTARVGDYLFGKLEGLASKYPGQFANLRGKGQGTFIAFDNPRRDEFLKKAKGLGINIGGSGESAVRLRPMLIFQEHHADILIEALEKIVKSW